The genomic region TTAATTCCTTGCCAGCATGTGTGGTTTAGTCTATCACACCAGCAACAGAGGTATCCATGTTTATGCCCTGTGGCCAATGGGGCACCCCTGGGATTATACTGTACTTGTCTTTTAGATTTCCCTCAAACAGAAAATAATTATTCCAACTGCTGGTCCTGGATTATTGCCCACAACCCTCATCACCCCAATTTTTCACCCAACTTCCTTCCCCAGACTTCAAACCCCCTCTAGTCACCCTGGCTATGACAACCATTTTTCATTTTGCAAATTATTTAACAGAATGATAATTGTTTCAGGCTTTTTAACCGTATAGAACAACACACAGAATAGTTTGAGAATGCTCTCCTAGGCATGGACAACATGCTCTGGGACAACCTCTATGCAGAGTAGATACTAATGGATTACTCTACTACTAAAAAAAGGAACTTATTTGTGCTTATGGAGTGAGGCATGAGGCCCTGTCATGGGGGTGCAACCCTTGAACGTGTGAACTGGGAGCCCCAAACACGATTTCCACTGCAGCTGGACTGGCTTGAGTTTCTCCTTTTAAGGTGGGGAATGTGCAGGAAGCTGCCCTTCTTCACAGTATCACATGGATATGGCCTCAatctgagagtgtctgagatTTTGTGGATTTACTGCTTCAACAGAAGATAATGCCATTGCTTAAAAtaagtatatatttttaatggttGGGCAATGTCCGAGCATATTCATACCAATATTTTCAGTATTTATGTTCTTTATTCCTACTGTTTATCCCTGATGAAAGTAAAGCCATTGATGATGTCTGAATGTGTTTGTCTGTGAGCACCGTACCTGTATGGTTGCTCCCCTGTGTGTGTCCTCAGGTGTCGCGTCAGGTTAGCAGAGCGTGGGAATATCTTTCCACAGTATCTGATAGTTAGGGCAAATTTTATGGCATGAACAAAATTGCAAAAGATAGACAGCACTTTCAATCATGAATATATTGGGCATCCATGGTAACACACAAATTACTATAAAAGTTCTCAGAAGATCCACTTTAATTAATATATACAATCCATTCTAAGTGTTAGAATTATGTGAGATCAGTCATAATGAATATAATTGTTTTGCAGATTTTTCAAAATTCTTTCAGTTGCCATAATATAGTATTAGAGTAAGGTGATGGCAGGAAATTAATACATGCAAATACgaacaaatttagtttttttttgttagtaaTTGTGAACCATTCTTCAATCATGCATGACGTTGCTTACTCCTTTTATGCATTGAAAGAATATGAGTAATGTATTCTACGCCATATTAGAATCCTATTGTCCAGAAGGAAAATACTTAGATGAATAAATGCTGACTGGATCATGAGTGGGGAAATCAGAAATCAGACAGAAACACATGAAACGCAGCCCCCAAGCTCATGAAGCATATCAATCATGTGATCAGGAAAACGTCAGTGTGTAAATACTTGAGTTATGCAGGACTGGAGTGCAACTCCCATTTAGCCCCCAAGTAATTAAGTCACTAATTAAGTCTTTTATTAACCCTGTCATTACCTGCATGTGTAGCGTTCCTTGCCCTTACGCAACAGGGTGTCTGGGATAGTACTTGGGGGGGCCCTGAAGTCAAAAACGGATGGGACAGAACGCATGAGGTCACCGGCTTCTGGTTTGAGGGAGTTAAACGTCTCCAGTTTCTCTGCCATGTTCTCTATGGCTGACATCTGGAAGGAAAAGAGAGTCCAATTGGTTGCTACAAACAAGAAAAGCATACTCTGCAGGAAAATGGTCCTATTTTGCTTCTTTTTACAGCTGTGTTTATGATTATGTTGTTTAACTTGCAGTTATACTCACGTGTGTGTATTTCCTGCTTTATACACTAGAATGCCGTCATATGGTCGTCTATTTCTCTTTTGTTCTGACTTAGATTAGCACTACATATAAACCCTGTTATTCGTGCAGACACTAATCTGTGGCCTGGTGCTCTCTCAGaggtaaactttttttttaaattactttttaaaaattttgaCTGTAGGTGATTATACCCTTCACAGCACACGCTAATCGCCCTGCACATATAACCTTTGTAGATAATGTGAAATAAAAACTGCATTAAATGTTAATTAATTTTCATAAATTTTGTGGTAAGAGGAAAGCCTTTTTTGTTAAAGCTGATGGCTGATACAGCCCAGTGAAGCTACTATGGGGCCCTTCTATTCACAAGCAGCGCGTTCACACACATGCTCCCATAGAAACACAGAAAGCACTGCCAATTTGCTAAAAGTCTTTCATCCAATATGGTGAGAGTCCTCTGAGGAAAGTGTAGATGCATATAGTTGTCAAGGGGGAATGTGCCCGGTGCTGGGTGGAGAGTGGCTGAGCTGCGGTGTGATTCATAATCACTGGCGGGCTGTAAACCATTCCCTGCACAATGCGAGCGGACAGCACATTCGTCAATATGAAAGATGTTGACATTACTGATCAAGGGCCAGACACGGGTAATAATGATATCACTGGGCGGAGAGGGGAGCCTCCCTGAAGGCCCCAGCCTGCCAGTCCCCCATCAGCTCTACTCAGCTCTACCTACATTCTTTTCCAGAGGATACAAATTTGCATTACTTTGTGTGtattgaattttttttgtattttcttgtTTAATACAGTCACAAATCAGCAGTGATCCGGGCCGTCGCTTCCGGCACGGCactccatcacccccccccccccacagccccctgTGCTCCTCCATGGGCCACGCAAGAGGCTGGGAAGGAAATCTGATCCATGACTGATAACCCCAGCGAGGAGAAGCTGATTAGAAATGACAGTGGATTGTAAAGTTCCTGACTGCCTTGACGGTCAGAACCCAGCAGCCGAGAGCTTGCACTAGTGCCCACAGAGGATGTGGTGTGTCAACTCCATTTGATTGTGAGGCGGTGATTAAGCTGGTGCCAGGAGCATGAATCAGACTGTTTCTGCATTGGAGCACTATAGCTATCTAGATCAAAATGAAAAGCTTtcatatttcttaaaaacatgcaatataTGTTTCATTGCCCTCTTTATGGACTTGAGTAAAATATAGTTTATTTCTGCTTTTTGGTATATGCCATTATTCATGCAAACATTAGCGGTATTAAACCTGTCAGCTGTCCTCAGTGTGCTGAAGACCTGACACTGTAACTCCAAGCTGAAGCAATGAGCCCTTTCACGTGTTTGCTGTTCAGCTCCTTGATtaactgctttacctgcttctgtgACTAGCAAACTTCTGCTGGTTGTTCTGTTCATCTTTACAAAATATCGATGTTACTCCCACTGTTCCACATGCCATGAGAGAATGGTGATTTCTGCAACCCTAAGCACCTTTGCTCATCATGAGCCTAGGTCACTAAATTAATTTTCTGCCCAATTGGTAAAGAATATCAATATCAAATTGTCTTATCACTGGACTTATGTCAAATTATGTATTATCTTTTTTTTCTaaagcaaacaaaaataaagagtaaatttaTCTATACATTCTTGGTGTAAGATATGTTGTGATATTATGCTTAATGTTGATCCATTAAACCTTGTAAACATGGCTTTACCTTTCTGTGTGTCCCAGTTGATAGGTCACAATTTTCATCAATGTGCATTTTTTTGCGTGTTTTGCCTTTCGTAAGCCTTTATGATAACCaacttgttttaaaatgtatggtTTTTACCTAGGGCCATGCAGTAATAGGCAGGTAAGGACTGAGACACAAATAAGCATTTGCACAAGTATATGTCCAGGCACTCTGGTTAACTGCATGTTTACGTTCCAGTGTCTCGGCAGACTGCTGCTGATTGGCTTTCTTTAAATGACAGTGAGGCTGAGTGTTGGGAAATTAGCAAGATGCATTGTTGATTTTATCTGGAACCAGATGTCTGAAATAGGAACCCCCTTCACTGCAAAAACACCATTACCCCTTAATTTCCAAAGAGACAATTAGAACACAGCACCCCACCTCCCACTCCTGTCTTGAGAGGCCATTACCATGGAAGTGATGCGGAGCAGGGCCACATTTCCACCCATTCGTTTAGCTTCCCTCCCAAAAAAGCAAATACTATTAATGTTATCAGCAGGCTCCATTATCTACAGCAGTCATCAGAGTGCTCATTCCGTCATTCTTCAGTGCCATGTCTGTGACACTGATAAACATAATGAGTTTGACCCCTCTGTTCCTCCACCATGTGAGGTGATGGAAGAGCAGTATTGGCCTCAGCATCTGCATTAAAAGAGGCTATTATACTATACATATTTTCAATGATGGTGAAATGTGTTTCAAAAATCCCATACTTTAGCATGTGCTCATTGAAATATCCTTGGCCAAACCATCTGAAGAAGGAAGATGAAGGAACAGGGAAAGTGATGGCCTGGCCTGCACAGTCACATGTGAAAGTGATGAGTTGGCCTGCACAGTGACCTGTGAAAGTGATGGTCTGGCCTGCACAGTGACCTGTGAAAGTGATGGCCAGGCCTGCACAGTCACCTGTGAAAGTGATGACCAGGCCTGCACAGTCACCTGACCTTAACCCCATTGTGTTAGTCTGGGATAAAAAGGATTGAAAGGTCAAGGCTACAGGGCCAACTAGTTCGGATCATTTGGGGGCCCTTCTACAGCAGTGTTTGAATGAAGTTTCAGAAAAATACACTGAGAATAATATACTGAGTGGGAAAGGTGAGTATGTGAAGAAGTCTTAGGTATAGCCCCTATTTGCtacattgcagtatttgtcattTGTAGCATTACTTGCCGTCTTGGGCCTTTGTTTTTCAAGTGGAACTAATTGTTCTTAAAGTGTAATAAATCACAACAAAGTCAAAATATTCAAAACCCTTTGACTGGCGTATGggaggtggcatggtggtgcagtggttagcactgttgcctcacaactcttggacccgggttcaagtccccgcctgggttacatgtgtgtgtggagtgtgtgtggagtgtggaggctaattggagttggtaaattgcccataggtgtgcatgtgtgtgtgaatggtgtgtgagtgtgccctgcgatgggctggccccccatcctgggttgttccccgcctcgtgcccattgcttctgggataggctctggaccccccgcaacccagtaggataagcggtttggaaaatggatggatggcaatgTATGTATGGAAACAATATTCTTGCCTAAACAAGTGTTTCCCGGCCATTTTTTGCCTCGGCACACTTTTATAAAGTaattatcacagggcacatcattGATTAATTGCTAATCAACAGAAATGTGAATTCATATTTCAGATAATCATCACTGTACTGTCCGTTTACCAGACTTGTCTTCttttttcctccccattgcagtaggttgttggttcaagatCACTATTTTTTCTGAAATGTTCCTTttcaaaaatatgtttatgaTCTTGTCTTTTTACTACAGGGCAGTTTTCAAATTGCCGAACATACATATGTACACTAATGAGGCTCAGTTGTACAGCAGTCTTATTCTCAGCTGCATTTGATTATGCGACAAGTGCACATGAAACCTATTGGACAATGGAATGGATGAAAGTTGCAAAGCTTTGTCTAGGTCACTCAAACTGCATTCAGAATTTAATTGCCAATACATAAGCGTATTTATTTGGggggtgtgtatatatatatatagcacacCAGGCCAATTCTAACAGAACACCAGCATGCTGGTTGCAACCACAGTCATTTCTCCTCTAACACCTTCCCTGCTTCTCCCCTCCTCTTTTTGTTCCGCTTTTCTCCTTCCTTTTTGTATTATGTATTCTCCTTTTGTTTTAAAGGGACTGTAGTGTTTCTATTGCACATGTTCTATATACTGAATATAAATtgactaacacacacatataatataTATCTCACTATACAATTCCTCATTTTCAaagtacagtaccagtcaaaagactGGACACACCTGCTATTAATGCATTGGTCTCCGTTTTAGCTTCTATACACCTTATGGTAAAGGTTTCTGATGCAATGAAGTAATACATATCAAATACTGCATCAACCTAACGGGTCATGCATTACTTTTTTGCAGACATGGCTGGAGAGTTATAATTCTGAAGCATATGAGCAAGAAGTTTGTGTACAAAGCAACTTACCCAGGTCCTCTGGTCGGGCATACGAAACTGGAAGTAGAACAAAGACAAACAATAGTTAGAATAAACCTGCATTTATAGCAAATATGGTGGAGTTTCAGGAGGGGAGAAATCATAACAGATGGTCTGTGGAAGAAAGTAGCAGCCCGTACCTGTCTTGATCAGGGGTGAGTTTCCTGAAGCCTCCTTAACGTTACATTATTTGTAAGTTCTATCCTTTAACATACTGTAGATCTTATGAACAACGTAGCGTTAAGAAGGCTTCGGGAAACTCACGCCAGGTTTTTAATACAGGCTGAAGTGTTTTTCTGTTCTTATGCTCTGTGAGAATATGCAGAGATAACAGACAAAATGTTAACTCTACCCCTTACAGGATCCTGACATACTTTGTAAATGAGTGGCAGGTCACTCAGTCTGATGGTCCATAATTATAATTCcataatttataataaaaaatttaaattgtctTTCGTCCTTCTTCTAAAGTGACCTGTACATCTATACAAATCAATCACTGTACAGAAGTGTGACTGGGCCCGCCAGGGGATGCCACCATATCGTCTCCTTTTCTAAAGGAGATGTTCTGATTCTCTAATCCAGTCACACACATGTTCAGATGGATACAATTTACGATGATTCCACATGAGAGAGGACCAGGTCATTAAAGGTGcttttttttgaaaaattcaCAGTATTCTGTGATTTAAGAAACTAAACTGAAAAAGGTACAATACCAACTATCCACATCCATCCAAACTTCCTTCCCTAAACTGTTTATTTCTGAAATCAGTGTAATCTAGTTGAATTGCCTTGAAATTTGCGTAGGGTCTTTAGGAGCAACTGAAACTTGATTGTGTCTGGGAGGAATAACACCAGTGATGGAGCTCACCACATACCTGTGGGTGAAAAAGGAATCCAGGACCTGGCCGCATGTACTTCTCCTTGAGAGCCTCAAACGGATCACTGATCTTCCTTTTTTCAACCCTGCTAATATTAGAATTCTGTTAGCTCTTATTGGCATGGAACAACACAAGAACACACTCTTCAGTGTGCTATTTCGTGAAAAATGCAGAATGTAATCATTTCATTCAGTGTAACATAATAAGAATAAGGATACGTTATTGATCTCTGTGGGGAAATTAACAGCAATGGGCGTTCACCTATGGTGCCTGGGTATCTGGGGGTTAAGGCCCTTCTTcatgggcccacagacatgggactattctgctgaggcggTGTTTGAatggcaaccttccaatcacaggcacagaggatgagccacacaccaccgcTTTGATTAGCTTCTGTAGCTTGGTGCTGCGGATTCACATTACCTGTAAATGGGATCCATGAAGAAGGGCGTGGGCCGAGCATGTTGCAATGAGGAGTCTGCTTTCTGTGATTCTGTCTCTGCCTTCTGCTCTCCAAACATGTGGTTCTTCTTTGAGTCTGGGTCTGTCATGCCAGGTCCATTGCGACTCCTGCTGCCCATGCTTAGATCCAGCGGCTGGTCCTGACTGGCTGCTTGTGACACGTCAGGCTTTGAGGATGGAAAGGGAGTGAGTTTCTCCTCCTTGCGTTTGGTAGTGAGGTCAAACGGTGAATCAGAGTTCCTGCTTTGGCCTTTCTTGGCCTCGGCCCTGGGAGACTGCGACTCTCCCTTTAGAGTGGATGGCTGCAGGTCTCTCTCAGGGAAAGGGTAGAGGGGTGGTGAAAAGCCTGGGAAGAAGGGAAGGGGGAACATGGTTGGGTATGGCAATGCACCCACCTTTTTGTCTTGCAGTCCAGAGAGCCCTGTAGATCCAAAGTATTTCTCTGCGATTGAAGCAATGGCCTTGATGGAGTCATTGACTGCACCAGAAACAGCTGTGTGCTCGTCCAGAGTCTGCGGAAAGAGGCTGTTGCCGATGAAAtccttgttgttgttattaactAAGGGCAGGGTTTGGGGGCTTCCAGACTTTCTCTTTGTCACTTTGCCATTGTCCCGAGTCCTTTCTCGGTCACTCTCGAGGTCACTCTCAAGTTCTGAGCCAGATGTGGTCTCCAAATCACTGCCACTCGGGGTGCTGACATCATCCAGGTCGCTGCTCTCCGATTGGTCACTCAGTTTAGCGGCACACCTTGGCTCAGAGGATGCCTCCATCTGGAGTTTCGTGACCTTAGATGGCTCAAGAGGGGACTCTTTATCTAGCACTTTGATCAGGTCCCGGTCACCTGGGCATTGTTGCAGCGACGGCATTAAGGGGTTGTTACCTGGGTGTTCCAAACCTGACGGCCCCTTCACTGGGGATGTGCTGGGAATGAGTGGAGGTCGGTGGTACAGTCCAGAGGGGAAAAGGCCAGGGAAGCTAAAGGGAAAGCTGGGAGCTGTGGGGAATGTCAGGCTGCTATGGTGTCTGTTAGTCCCAAAGTAGTCTGCCAATCCATGACTGCCGTGAGTCATCCCAGCAATTCCTGCTTTGTCCAGCGCGGCGGCGCCCTGGAGTGACATCCCCTGTGGAAATAGGCCTCCTGTAGCAAAATGGTTCTTCCCCTCACAGAAACGACGATGCTTGTTTAGTGAGGATGTGGTGCTGAACATCTGGCCGCAGTCCTTGCACTTGATCTGTGTCCGGCAGTCGGCATGCATCCGCTTGTGGCGGCACAGGTTGGAGAACTGTGTGTAGGACTTGTGACACacctcacctgcagtggacacgGAGACAGACATATCCCCATCACACACAGCACAGATATTGGTCCAGAGCAACAAGTCCTGTCAGCCATCTTTCACGTCAAGCCAATTAAGGTAAACCAGTTCATTAAAAGAAATCATACTagtgtagtgtttcccagctcagttcttggggacccacagacggtctaCATTTCTGCTCCTTACCAGCTCTCTCCCAGACAGCTCACTGTCTGTGggcccctgaggaccggattgggaaacattgggTTATGTAAGGTACACAGGCCCTGAGTCTGA from Brienomyrus brachyistius isolate T26 chromosome 17, BBRACH_0.4, whole genome shotgun sequence harbors:
- the mecom gene encoding histone-lysine N-methyltransferase MECOM isoform X11 — encoded protein: MKAEEYSHEAMAPDIHVCFTLSVVTEERQYRCEDCDQNFESRTELLDHQKQPCGTPLSSFSLPNQGDASCSPQEYRDCDQELPDVQSLETHALASAEEREYKCDQCPKAFNWKSNLIRHQMSHDSGKHYECENCSKQVFTDPSNLQRHIRSQHVGARAHACPDCGKTFATSSGLKQHKHIHSSVKPFICKSVRIFICEVCHKSYTQFSNLCRHKRMHADCRTQIKCKDCGQMFSTTSSLNKHRRFCEGKNHFATGGLFPQGMSLQGAAALDKAGIAGMTHGSHGLADYFGTNRHHSSLTFPTAPSFPFSFPGLFPSGLYHRPPLIPSTSPVKGPSGLEHPGNNPLMPSLQQCPGDRDLIKVLDKESPLEPSKVTKLQMEASSEPRCAAKLSDQSESSDLDDVSTPSGSDLETTSGSELESDLESDRERTRDNGKVTKRKSGSPQTLPLVNNNNKDFIGNSLFPQTLDEHTAVSGAVNDSIKAIASIAEKYFGSTGLSGLQDKKVGALPYPTMFPLPFFPGFSPPLYPFPERDLQPSTLKGESQSPRAEAKKGQSRNSDSPFDLTTKRKEEKLTPFPSSKPDVSQAASQDQPLDLSMGSRSRNGPGMTDPDSKKNHMFGEQKAETESQKADSSLQHARPTPFFMDPIYSRVEKRKISDPFEALKEKYMRPGPGFLFHPQFRMPDQRTWMSAIENMAEKLETFNSLKPEAGDLMRSVPSVFDFRAPPSTIPDTLLRKGKERYTCRYCGKIFPRSANLTRHLRTHTGEQPYRCKYCDRSFSISSNLQRHIRNIHNKEKPFKCHLCDRCFGQQTNLDRHLKKHENGNLSGTAMSSPQSELDSSSAILDDKEDSYFTEIRNFIGNTGQNQPSPEQSEEGMNRSQFEEEKTLLPSQESHDLEEEEGQELDINEEERRHDDAVGKSANEAFPSRLEDDIIHSETEFEEANENDLNFKAFPRRFEDDEDQSGFSALEHIHHISNMRKIEESEFSDSDAGFMSSHLPDAIKPPLYRKSKSQAYAMMLSLADKDTLHAASHASSNVWHNLARAAAESSQV